The proteins below are encoded in one region of Fusobacterium massiliense:
- a CDS encoding alanine/glycine:cation symporter family protein — translation MDFINSIIGTINTVLWSYVLIALLILSGLMYTLRSGFAQGRLIGDMVALITGKLSSLRDGEKKVAGQVTGFQAFCIAVASHVGTGNLAGVAIAVVIGGPGALFWMWIIALLGGATSLIENTLAQTYKVRQADGGFRGGPSYYMEKALGQKTLGYIFSVIVIVTFAFIFNTVQANTIAQAFETTFSLSTTVSGIILAILTALIIFGGLNRIANVVSFMVPIMAIGYVVVAFFVLIVNIGSIPALFATIIEAAFGLKQAVGGAIGVAMIQGIKRGLYSNEAGMGSAPNAAATSNVSHPVKQGLLQAFGVFVDTILICSATGFIVLLYPEYNTIGEKGIKLTQLALSHSVGAWGAHFITLCIFLFAFSSVIGNYYYGEANLEFLTKNKTFMLVFRVLTILCVFWGSIESLSFVWDLADMFMGIMALMNIIVIAILSPKALAIIKDYMKQRKEGKNPVFRAKDIPGLTNTECWDD, via the coding sequence ATGGATTTTATCAACTCAATCATCGGTACTATTAACACTGTACTTTGGTCTTATGTGCTAATAGCATTACTAATTTTATCAGGTTTAATGTACACTCTTAGATCTGGATTTGCACAAGGTAGACTAATAGGAGATATGGTTGCTTTAATTACTGGTAAATTATCTTCTCTTAGAGATGGTGAAAAGAAAGTTGCTGGACAAGTTACAGGATTCCAAGCATTCTGTATAGCAGTTGCTTCTCACGTTGGAACAGGAAACCTTGCTGGGGTTGCTATAGCTGTTGTAATTGGAGGTCCAGGAGCATTATTTTGGATGTGGATCATTGCTCTTTTAGGAGGAGCTACAAGTTTGATTGAAAATACTCTTGCTCAAACTTATAAAGTTAGACAAGCAGATGGAGGATTCAGAGGAGGTCCTTCTTACTATATGGAAAAAGCTCTAGGTCAAAAAACTCTAGGATATATTTTCTCAGTTATAGTTATAGTTACATTTGCTTTTATCTTCAATACAGTTCAAGCTAATACAATAGCTCAAGCTTTTGAAACTACTTTTAGCTTAAGTACAACTGTTTCTGGAATAATCTTAGCTATACTTACTGCTTTAATTATATTTGGTGGATTAAATAGAATTGCTAATGTTGTGTCATTTATGGTTCCAATAATGGCTATAGGATATGTAGTTGTTGCATTCTTTGTTTTAATAGTTAATATAGGAAGTATTCCTGCTCTATTTGCTACTATTATAGAAGCTGCTTTCGGTTTAAAACAAGCTGTTGGTGGTGCTATAGGTGTTGCAATGATACAAGGTATTAAAAGAGGATTATATTCAAACGAAGCTGGTATGGGAAGTGCTCCTAACGCTGCTGCAACTTCAAATGTTTCTCACCCTGTTAAACAAGGTTTATTACAAGCATTTGGTGTATTCGTAGATACTATATTAATTTGTAGTGCTACTGGTTTTATCGTTTTACTATATCCTGAATATAATACTATTGGAGAAAAAGGTATAAAACTTACTCAACTTGCTCTTTCTCATTCTGTTGGTGCATGGGGAGCTCACTTTATAACTTTATGTATCTTCTTGTTTGCATTCAGTTCAGTAATAGGAAATTACTACTATGGTGAAGCTAACTTAGAATTCTTAACTAAAAATAAGACATTTATGTTAGTATTTAGAGTTTTAACAATTTTATGTGTTTTCTGGGGATCAATAGAAAGCTTATCTTTCGTTTGGGACTTAGCAGACATGTTTATGGGAATTATGGCTCTTATGAATATTATAGTTATAGCTATTCTTTCTCCAAAAGCTCTTGCTATAATTAAAGATTACATGAAACAAAGAAAAGAAGGTAAAAACCCAGTATTTAGAGCTAAAGATATACCTGGTTTAACTAATACTGAATGTTGGGATGACTAA
- a CDS encoding DEAD/DEAH box helicase produces MENILLEALKTSSIDFNIDSDEKYQYELISNGEEKIVTRLRKYFEDCDEFIISVAFITMGGLSLFLEEFKNLENKGIKGKILTGDYLTFTEPKALKKLLSYKNIDLRIATNKKHHTKAYFFRKGNIWTLIIGSSNLTQGALTVNFEWNIKVNSLINGKIIKSILEAFNREFDNLRSLTDEDLKNYQEKYEQFKKLIEINNQTLDLNEIKPNSMQVQALKNLEETRKENDRALLISATGTGKTYLSAFDVKQANAKKILFVAHRKVILERAKISYQKILKNKKMEIFDSNFQINDKDEVIFAMVQTLNKEKNLNIFPKYYFDYIIVDEVHHGGAKTYQSIFEYFNPKFLLGITATPERTDDFNIYQLFNYNVAYEIRLEDAMKEELLCPFHYFGISDILIDGKSVDEKTSIKNLTSDERVEHILDKSRYYSYSGEKLHCLIFVSKVEEAKILVEKFLEKNIKAVALSSENSDNEREEAIKKLEQGEIDYIVSVDIFNEGVDIPCVNQVILLRPTTSAIVYIQQLGRGLRKYKNKDYTVVLDFIGNYEKNFLIPIAISQNNSYDKDFMKRFLMNATDFLAGESSISFDEISKERIFENINKTNFSSRKLIEEDFKLLENQLGRTPYLYDFYEKNMLSPTVILKYKKDYDEILKNIAPKYRIGTLNNIEKKFLIFLSTFFTPAKRIHEMLILKEIITKQKLNIIEIEKLLKDRYSFSKQENNIKNAFEHLSKEIFKTLSTTKSFEPVLYKKDDEYYLDDNFKNSYENNSYFKVLIDDLIKYNLAFAEKNYSNFVKESIKLFGEYSKQEAFWYLNLNFNNGFQVSGYTPFENERKLLIFITMDNLAEKADYSNEFYDSQTFSWFSKSSRYLRKGNTITIEGKIAEHFYEINVFVKKINGENFYYLGDVEKVLSVKEIRDSQGKSMIKYIFKLKKDVKKELLDYLKG; encoded by the coding sequence GTGGAAAATATTTTACTAGAGGCATTAAAAACAAGTAGTATAGATTTTAATATAGATTCAGATGAAAAATATCAATATGAATTGATAAGTAATGGCGAAGAAAAAATTGTTACAAGGCTTAGAAAATATTTTGAAGACTGTGACGAATTTATAATTTCTGTTGCATTTATTACTATGGGAGGGCTTTCTCTTTTTTTAGAAGAGTTTAAAAACTTAGAGAATAAAGGAATTAAAGGAAAAATTTTAACGGGAGATTATTTGACATTTACTGAGCCAAAAGCATTGAAGAAATTATTGTCATATAAAAATATAGATTTAAGAATAGCAACTAATAAAAAACACCACACTAAAGCATATTTTTTTAGAAAAGGGAATATTTGGACTTTAATTATAGGAAGTAGCAACTTAACACAGGGAGCATTGACAGTAAATTTTGAATGGAATATTAAAGTCAATTCTCTTATAAATGGAAAAATTATTAAATCCATTTTAGAAGCTTTCAACAGAGAATTTGATAATTTAAGAAGCTTAACAGATGAAGATTTAAAAAATTATCAAGAAAAATATGAGCAATTTAAAAAATTAATCGAAATAAATAATCAAACTTTAGATTTAAATGAAATAAAACCTAATTCTATGCAAGTTCAAGCTCTGAAAAATTTAGAAGAAACAAGAAAAGAAAATGATAGAGCTTTACTTATTAGTGCAACAGGAACTGGAAAAACTTATCTATCTGCCTTTGATGTTAAACAAGCGAATGCAAAAAAAATTCTTTTTGTAGCCCATAGAAAAGTTATTTTAGAAAGAGCAAAAATTAGCTATCAAAAAATCTTAAAGAATAAAAAGATGGAAATTTTTGATAGTAATTTTCAGATAAATGATAAAGATGAAGTAATTTTTGCTATGGTACAAACTTTAAACAAAGAAAAAAATTTAAATATTTTTCCAAAATATTATTTTGATTACATTATTGTAGATGAAGTTCATCATGGAGGAGCCAAAACATATCAAAGTATTTTTGAATATTTTAACCCTAAATTTTTATTAGGAATAACAGCAACTCCTGAAAGAACTGATGATTTCAATATTTATCAACTTTTTAATTACAATGTTGCTTATGAAATCCGTTTAGAAGATGCTATGAAAGAAGAATTGTTATGCCCTTTTCATTATTTTGGAATTTCTGATATTCTAATTGATGGAAAAAGCGTAGATGAAAAAACTTCAATTAAAAATCTTACTTCTGATGAAAGAGTAGAACATATTTTAGATAAAAGTAGGTATTATTCATATAGTGGAGAAAAATTACATTGTTTAATTTTTGTCTCAAAAGTTGAGGAAGCAAAAATATTAGTTGAAAAATTCTTAGAAAAAAATATAAAAGCTGTTGCCTTAAGCTCTGAAAATTCTGATAATGAAAGAGAAGAAGCAATCAAAAAATTAGAGCAAGGAGAAATAGACTATATTGTTTCTGTAGATATATTTAATGAGGGAGTCGATATTCCTTGTGTTAATCAAGTGATACTTTTAAGACCTACAACTTCTGCAATAGTATATATTCAACAGTTAGGTAGGGGACTTAGAAAATATAAAAATAAAGATTACACAGTTGTTTTAGATTTTATTGGTAACTACGAAAAAAACTTTTTGATTCCAATAGCAATTTCTCAAAATAATAGTTATGACAAAGATTTTATGAAAAGATTTTTAATGAATGCAACAGATTTTTTAGCTGGTGAAAGCTCTATAAGTTTTGATGAAATTTCAAAAGAACGAATTTTTGAAAATATTAATAAGACTAATTTCTCTAGCAGAAAACTTATAGAGGAAGATTTTAAATTACTTGAAAACCAGTTAGGAAGAACTCCTTATTTATACGATTTTTATGAAAAAAATATGTTATCTCCAACTGTGATTTTAAAATACAAGAAAGACTATGATGAGATATTAAAAAATATAGCTCCTAAATATAGAATAGGAACATTAAATAATATTGAAAAGAAGTTTTTAATATTCTTATCCACTTTCTTTACTCCTGCAAAAAGAATACATGAAATGTTAATTTTAAAAGAAATAATAACGAAACAAAAATTAAACATAATAGAAATTGAAAAATTATTAAAAGATAGATATTCTTTCAGTAAACAAGAAAATAATATAAAAAATGCTTTTGAACATTTATCTAAAGAAATATTTAAAACATTATCTACCACAAAATCTTTTGAGCCTGTACTTTATAAAAAAGATGATGAATATTACTTAGATGATAATTTTAAAAATTCTTATGAAAATAATTCTTATTTTAAAGTTTTAATAGATGATTTAATAAAATACAATTTAGCTTTTGCAGAAAAAAATTATTCAAACTTTGTAAAAGAATCTATAAAACTTTTTGGAGAATATTCAAAACAAGAAGCATTTTGGTATTTAAATCTAAATTTTAATAACGGTTTTCAAGTAAGTGGTTATACTCCTTTTGAGAACGAAAGAAAACTTCTAATTTTTATAACTATGGATAATCTAGCCGAAAAAGCTGACTATTCAAATGAGTTTTATGATAGCCAAACTTTTAGTTGGTTTTCAAAATCTAGTCGTTATTTAAGAAAGGGTAATACCATTACTATTGAAGGAAAAATTGCTGAACATTTCTATGAAATAAATGTCTTTGTAAAGAAAATTAATGGAGAAAATTTTTATTATTTGGGAGATGTCGAAAAAGTTTTATCTGTAAAAGAAATAAGAGATAGCCAAGGAAAATCTATGATTAAATATATTTTCAAATTAAAAAAAGATGTTAAAAAAGAACTCTTAGATTATCTGAAAGGATAA
- the glsA gene encoding glutaminase A, with amino-acid sequence MEELLKELVENNRKYAANGKVANYIPELDKADKNALGIFVTTLDGQEYCAGDYNTKFTIQSISKIISLMLAILDNGEEYVFSKVGMEPSGDPFNSIRKLETSSRKKPYNPMINAGAIAVASMIKGKNERDRFSRLLDFTKMITEDNNLDVNYKIYCGEAETGFRNFSMAYFLKGEGIIEGNVEEALSVYFKQCSIEGTAQTISKLAKFLANDGVLSNGERIITTRMAKIVKTLMVTCGMYDNSGEFAVKVGIPSKSGVGGGICSVVPGKMGIGVYGPALDIKGNSLAGGHLLAELSEKLSLNIF; translated from the coding sequence ATGGAAGAATTATTGAAAGAACTTGTGGAAAATAACAGAAAATATGCAGCAAACGGTAAAGTTGCTAATTATATTCCTGAATTGGATAAGGCTGATAAAAATGCTTTAGGAATTTTTGTTACAACTCTTGATGGTCAAGAATATTGTGCTGGAGATTATAACACAAAATTTACTATTCAAAGTATTTCAAAGATTATTTCCTTGATGTTAGCTATCCTTGATAATGGGGAAGAATATGTATTTTCTAAAGTTGGAATGGAACCTAGTGGAGATCCATTTAACTCAATAAGAAAATTGGAAACATCAAGCAGAAAAAAACCTTACAATCCAATGATAAATGCTGGAGCTATTGCAGTAGCTTCTATGATAAAAGGGAAAAATGAAAGAGATAGATTTTCTAGACTTTTAGATTTCACTAAAATGATTACAGAAGATAATAACCTAGATGTAAATTATAAAATCTATTGCGGAGAAGCTGAAACAGGATTTAGAAACTTTTCAATGGCTTACTTCTTAAAAGGAGAAGGAATTATTGAAGGTAATGTTGAAGAAGCACTTTCAGTTTATTTTAAACAATGTTCTATTGAAGGAACAGCTCAAACAATTTCAAAGTTAGCAAAATTTTTAGCCAATGATGGTGTTCTTTCTAATGGAGAAAGAATTATAACTACTAGAATGGCAAAAATAGTAAAGACACTTATGGTAACTTGTGGAATGTATGATAACTCTGGAGAATTTGCTGTAAAAGTTGGTATTCCTTCGAAGAGTGGTGTAGGTGGTGGAATTTGTTCAGTTGTTCCTGGTAAAATGGGAATAGGAGTTTACGGTCCGGCACTTGATATAAAAGGAAACTCTCTTGCTGGAGGACATTTACTAGCGGAACTATCTGAAAAATTATCTTTAAATATTTTTTAA